One Coregonus clupeaformis isolate EN_2021a chromosome 33, ASM2061545v1, whole genome shotgun sequence DNA window includes the following coding sequences:
- the LOC121548575 gene encoding LOW QUALITY PROTEIN: dihydrolipoyllysine-residue succinyltransferase component of 2-oxoglutarate dehydrogenase complex, mitochondrial-like (The sequence of the model RefSeq protein was modified relative to this genomic sequence to represent the inferred CDS: inserted 1 base in 1 codon), whose product MLSHSRCLSRTLGRSLSALSQGNNVLAGRTASGLSAGNRVVYRNSQLCESLSSVGVFRIRYFKTSAAHRDEVVIVNTPPFSESITEGDVRWEKAVGDSVKEDEVVCEIETDKTSLQVPSPAAGVITELLVPDGGRVEAGNPLFKLKKGAAAAASVPAASVPAAEVPAPAASVPAPAAVPVAMPTQAAHAKPVSAVKPTAPVQVPVAAHGTRTESRVKMNRMRLRIAQRLKEAQETCAMLTTFNEIDMSNIQEMRKLHKDAFLKRHNIKLGFMSAFVKASAHALMDQPSVNGVIDDTTKEIVYRDYVDISVAVATPKGLVVPVIRNVETMNFADIEKTINGLGEKARNNTLAVEDMDGGXFTISNGGVFGSMFGTPIINPPQSAILGMHGIFDRPVAIGGKVEVRPMMYVALTYDHRLVDGREAVTFLRKIKSVVEDPRVLLLDM is encoded by the exons ATGTTATCGCATTCCCGATGTCTTTCCCGGACACTTGGGCGTTCTCTGTCTGCGCTAAGTCAG GGGAATAATGTGCTGGCTGGAAGGACTGCTTCAG GCCTCTCTGCTGGCAACAGGGTTGTCTACAGGAACAGTCAGTT ATGTGAATCTCTGTCATCCGTTGGCGTCTTCCGCATCAGATACTTCAAGACGTCCGCAGCACACA GGGATGAAGTTGTCATCGTCAACACCCCTCCGTTCTCTGAGTCGATCACAGAAGGGGACGTGAGGTGGGAGAAAG CTGTTGGAGATTCAGTAAAAGAGGATGAGGTGGTGTGTGAGATCGAGACTGATAAG ACCTCGTTGCAGGTGCCGTCTCCGGCGGCCGGTGTGATCACGGAGCTGCTTGTGCCAgatggagggagggtagaggcCGGGAATCCCCTCTTCAAACTCAAAAAAggag CTGCAGCAGCAGCCTCTGTCCCAGCAGCCTCTGTCCCAGCAGCGGAGGTCCCAGCCCCGGCCGCCTCTGTCCCAGCCCCGGCCGCCGTCCCTGTCGCCATGCCCACACAAGCAGCCCACGCCAAACCTG tttctgCGGTCAAGCCCACTGCCCCAGTACAAGTACCAGTAGCAGCTCATGGGACCAGGACAGAGAGCAGG GTGAAGATGAATCGCATGAGGCTGAGGATCGCCCAGAGGCTGAAGGAGGCTCAGGAGACCTGTGCCATGCTCACCACCTTCAACGAGATAGACATGAG CAACATCCAGGAGATGAGGAAGCTCCATAAAGATGCTTTCCTGAAGCGACACAACATCAAGCTGGGCTTCATGTCAGCCTTCGTCAAGGCTTCAGCACACGCTCTCATGGACCAGCCTTCTGTCAATGGAG TGATTGATGATACAACCAAAGAGATCGTGTACAGGGATTATGTTGACATCAGTGTGGCTGTGGCCACTCCCAAG GGACTGGTTGTACCGGTTATTCGCAACGTAGAGACCATGaactttgctgacattgagaaaACCATCAACGGTCTGGGAGAGAAG GCTCGTAACAATACACTGGCTGTGGAGGACATGGATGGGG CCTTCACCATCAGTAACGGAGGAGTGTTCGGTTCCATGTTCGGCACGCCCATCATCAACCCACCCCAGTCTGCCATCCTGGGCATGCACGGCATCTTCGACAGGCCTGTGGCCATCGGCGGCAAG gtGGAGGTCCGTCCCATGATGTACGTGGCTCTGACGTACGACCATCGGCTGGTCGACGGCAGAGAGGCCGTCACCTTCCTGCGGAAGATCAAGTCAGTGGTGGAGGACCCCCGTGTTCTACTGCTGGACATGTGA